In Cupriavidus basilensis, one genomic interval encodes:
- a CDS encoding alpha/beta hydrolase, producing the protein MTMHTINPELEAQYNLRALRPDFESGMLQQWLARSAALRAAAVSRLNLAYGPGERERIDYFPGGSPDAPLLIFFHGGFWQRGDKSIYSFVAEPFIAQGVSVALVNYTLCPANSVDGIVAQAQRSLAWLWRHAGELACSRERWFVGGHSAGGQIAARLMATRWSELGLDLPARMLRGAVLVSALFDLEPLCATTHNDGLRMSLAQARAASPLRHPPVDDAPQLLAVGGAESREFHRQADEYAQAFATAKRAMLRYRVDTCDHFDVLQALADPAHPFFRDALTFIDAR; encoded by the coding sequence ATGACCATGCACACCATCAACCCTGAGCTGGAGGCGCAGTACAACTTGCGCGCGCTGCGGCCCGACTTCGAGAGCGGCATGCTCCAGCAATGGCTGGCGCGCTCTGCCGCCTTGCGCGCCGCGGCCGTGTCGCGCCTGAACCTGGCCTACGGCCCGGGCGAGCGCGAGCGCATCGACTACTTCCCCGGTGGCTCGCCAGACGCGCCGCTCCTGATCTTCTTCCACGGCGGCTTCTGGCAGCGTGGCGACAAATCCATCTACAGCTTCGTCGCTGAGCCATTCATTGCCCAAGGCGTGTCCGTGGCGCTGGTGAATTACACGCTGTGTCCTGCCAACAGTGTCGACGGCATCGTCGCACAGGCGCAGCGCTCGCTGGCCTGGCTGTGGCGCCATGCCGGCGAGCTGGCCTGCTCGCGCGAACGCTGGTTCGTCGGCGGGCACTCCGCTGGCGGCCAGATAGCCGCGCGCCTGATGGCCACGCGATGGTCCGAACTCGGACTGGACCTGCCGGCACGGATGCTGCGCGGCGCCGTGCTGGTTTCCGCGCTGTTCGACCTCGAACCGCTCTGCGCAACCACGCACAACGATGGCTTGCGAATGAGCCTCGCCCAGGCGCGCGCCGCCAGCCCGCTGCGACACCCTCCCGTCGACGATGCGCCGCAGCTGCTGGCAGTCGGTGGGGCTGAGTCACGCGAGTTCCATCGGCAAGCGGACGAGTACGCCCAGGCCTTCGCCACCGCGAAGCGGGCCATGCTCCGCTATCGGGTCGATACCTGCGACCACTTCGACGTACTGCAGGCTCTGGCCGATCCTGCGCATCCCTTCTTCCGGGATGCGCTGACCTTTATCGACGCGCGATAG
- a CDS encoding SDR family NAD(P)-dependent oxidoreductase: MPVTSEDLSGKVALISGGAGAIGAATARKLAACGAKVVIADLPGSNAEQVAESMRQHDLAVSAHVLDLADEASIRELIRYTVRTFGHLDVLDNNAAMKGLCEDTDVMSMPAEVWDQVMAVNARGTMLMCKYALPAMIEGGGGSIINISSGTSLAGDVFQTAYAVSKGAINTLTRYVATQCGKQGVRCNALLVGSVLTPPMQRALPEPMRDIITAHKLPGRLGEPEDIAEMVSFLASDRAAWITGQTWSVDGGFFAHSPTTPQFAALRA, encoded by the coding sequence ATGCCTGTCACATCCGAAGACCTGAGCGGTAAAGTCGCCCTGATCAGCGGCGGCGCCGGCGCCATCGGCGCTGCCACCGCGCGCAAGCTGGCGGCCTGCGGCGCCAAGGTGGTGATTGCGGACCTGCCCGGATCGAATGCCGAGCAGGTCGCCGAATCCATGCGCCAGCACGACCTTGCGGTCAGCGCCCATGTGCTGGACCTGGCCGACGAGGCCAGCATCCGCGAACTGATCAGATACACGGTGCGCACTTTTGGCCACCTCGATGTGCTCGACAACAATGCCGCCATGAAGGGCCTGTGCGAGGACACAGACGTGATGTCGATGCCGGCGGAAGTCTGGGACCAAGTCATGGCCGTGAACGCGCGCGGCACGATGCTGATGTGCAAATACGCCCTGCCAGCCATGATTGAGGGCGGCGGTGGGTCGATCATCAATATCAGCTCTGGCACGTCGCTGGCTGGCGACGTGTTCCAAACCGCCTATGCGGTGTCCAAGGGCGCCATCAACACATTGACCCGCTACGTGGCCACACAGTGCGGCAAGCAAGGGGTGCGCTGCAACGCGCTGCTGGTCGGCTCGGTGCTCACGCCACCGATGCAACGGGCATTGCCTGAACCCATGCGAGACATCATCACCGCGCACAAGCTCCCCGGGCGGCTTGGCGAGCCGGAGGATATCGCCGAGATGGTGAGCTTCCTGGCATCCGACCGTGCCGCCTGGATCACCGGACAGACCTGGTCGGTGGACGGCGGCTTCTTCGCCCATTCCCCGACCACGCCGCAGTTCGCCGCGCTGCGTGCATGA
- a CDS encoding oxygenase → MNATTHAATAPEPLKSRPPRRDWLPANYDLRDTWFPVSHSRDVTEQRPIRRIIHSQPYFLWRDNGRPMAGEFHPNQLSSQRHQATAFTGGTGLYPVVERYGYLWVWYGNPDHADALLLPHIPFLPLDGSLPGYTQRTVRFDAASALSVENLIDLTHADFLHAGTIGDGISESDVVEVEWTSETVTRTRIVTKKSVAPIMRWVGGVRARYQDFRAVLHVHLRSNVCISYPRFRPGYDVPNLQPFLPVGQHRSRCDVTFNTTAAPVPLRYVMPRIAFVIQPQDNSVVRPQNQRYFDPDQPLDLHSRFDTPGTRYRFQMEQLAARQRRGDFSYGADADPGRDISGLLGMLD, encoded by the coding sequence ATGAACGCCACGACACACGCAGCTACCGCGCCCGAGCCCCTGAAGAGCCGGCCACCAAGACGAGACTGGCTCCCCGCCAACTACGACCTGCGCGACACCTGGTTCCCGGTCTCACATAGCCGCGACGTCACGGAACAGCGGCCGATTCGCCGCATCATCCATTCGCAGCCTTACTTCCTCTGGCGCGACAACGGCCGGCCGATGGCGGGCGAGTTTCATCCCAACCAGCTATCGAGCCAGCGCCACCAGGCAACCGCGTTTACGGGTGGGACGGGTCTCTACCCCGTGGTCGAGCGCTACGGCTATCTGTGGGTCTGGTACGGCAATCCGGACCACGCCGATGCGCTGCTGCTGCCCCATATTCCCTTTCTGCCGCTGGATGGCAGCCTGCCTGGCTACACGCAGCGGACCGTCCGCTTCGACGCCGCGTCGGCGCTGTCCGTGGAAAACCTGATCGATCTCACGCACGCGGATTTCCTGCATGCGGGGACCATTGGCGATGGCATTTCGGAGTCCGACGTGGTCGAGGTCGAATGGACCTCGGAGACAGTCACGCGCACCCGCATCGTGACGAAGAAATCGGTCGCGCCGATCATGCGCTGGGTGGGCGGCGTGCGCGCCCGCTACCAGGATTTCCGCGCAGTGCTCCATGTCCATCTGCGCAGCAATGTCTGTATTTCCTATCCACGGTTCCGGCCTGGCTACGATGTGCCCAACCTGCAGCCCTTCCTGCCGGTGGGGCAGCACCGCTCGCGCTGCGACGTTACCTTCAATACCACCGCCGCGCCCGTGCCCCTGCGCTACGTGATGCCGCGCATCGCCTTTGTGATCCAGCCACAGGACAATTCGGTGGTGCGCCCGCAAAACCAGCGCTACTTCGACCCGGACCAACCGCTGGACCTGCATTCGCGCTTCGACACACCCGGGACGCGTTATCGCTTCCAGATGGAGCAACTGGCGGCCCGGCAGCGCCGCGGCGATTTCTCTTACGGCGCGGATGCCGACCCTGGCCGCGATATCAGCGGCCTGCTGGGCATGTTGGACTGA
- a CDS encoding Rieske 2Fe-2S domain-containing protein: protein MTNGSWWAVTLSESVNGTRPLAVVCNGQELVVYRDAAGKLFALEDRCPHRRVPLSLGTVKPGGLQCGYHGWTFDGATGACLEIPNLHADERVPVRYGARAFRVAERDGFVHVWLGEGSPDGELPAVASQPGGREFTGSAIVSISFDGYLGVMLDGPECLLGFDGVRITDFFLGDPRVEGTHLVLDRGAVWKTAMLPPAFVTDHPLIVRTAVPLAGGMIRVDLLDADETQVVSIWIAASANRRGTTGICWRGFRYGNALRAAPLRWRVARAAGRAPFALFDKIDGAAIAALLVAPSRNLAAARAEHAAPMDAAA, encoded by the coding sequence ATGACAAACGGTAGCTGGTGGGCCGTCACGCTGTCCGAATCGGTCAACGGGACCAGGCCCCTCGCGGTAGTCTGTAACGGGCAAGAGCTGGTGGTCTACCGCGACGCGGCGGGCAAGCTGTTCGCGCTGGAGGACCGGTGCCCGCACCGGCGGGTGCCGCTGTCGCTGGGTACCGTCAAGCCCGGCGGACTACAGTGCGGCTATCACGGCTGGACCTTCGATGGCGCCACCGGAGCCTGCCTGGAGATCCCCAACTTGCATGCGGACGAGCGAGTGCCGGTACGCTACGGCGCACGGGCCTTCCGCGTGGCCGAGCGCGACGGTTTCGTCCATGTCTGGCTGGGAGAGGGCAGTCCAGATGGCGAGTTGCCTGCGGTGGCGTCCCAGCCGGGCGGGCGCGAGTTTACCGGCTCGGCGATCGTCAGCATCTCGTTCGACGGTTACCTGGGCGTGATGCTGGATGGCCCCGAATGCCTGCTTGGTTTCGACGGCGTGCGCATCACGGACTTCTTCCTTGGCGATCCCCGCGTAGAGGGCACGCATCTGGTGCTCGACCGCGGTGCAGTCTGGAAGACGGCGATGCTGCCGCCTGCTTTCGTCACCGATCACCCTCTCATCGTACGTACTGCCGTGCCGCTGGCCGGCGGCATGATTCGGGTCGATTTGCTGGACGCCGACGAAACGCAGGTCGTTTCGATATGGATTGCCGCCAGCGCCAACCGGCGCGGCACCACGGGAATCTGCTGGCGCGGTTTCAGGTACGGCAATGCACTGCGCGCCGCGCCGCTGCGCTGGCGCGTGGCGCGCGCGGCCGGCCGTGCGCCGTTCGCGCTGTTCGACAAGATCGACGGCGCGGCAATTGCCGCGCTGCTGGTCGCGCCATCGCGCAATCTTGCGGCTGCCCGCGCCGAGCACGCTGCCCCCATGGATGCGGCGGCTTGA
- a CDS encoding amidohydrolase family protein yields MLIDIHAHLFTPRMLKRHEFWGPFMKTKGLTVGHFSLGTTQPSKAKDDDEAEANLLARMTHAARRKLMAERGVDKLVLSTPSHAFMYWAGEFGTEYARICNDELSAFCAEDPDHFDFWAHANLARPADAVKEIERAVTQLGAKGLCVGGANFDGLEAHSEELFPVWEKLQQLDVPIMVHGFNQSIYWGEKHIDDKFETTSIVGDCFDETLFFWNLINGGALDAFPHLKTYITHAGGMAIFQLGRLHDLNRVMAPDSRNQRPLMDYLPNFYFDLDIHAPGLRRGVVEVVGVDNLVYGTNFGGAYDHGDPTEGLGLSDADREKIRSGNAIKLLKLDVKEPAAA; encoded by the coding sequence ATGCTGATCGACATCCACGCCCATCTTTTCACCCCCCGCATGCTCAAGCGCCATGAATTCTGGGGGCCGTTCATGAAGACCAAGGGCCTGACCGTAGGCCATTTCTCGCTGGGCACGACCCAGCCGTCCAAGGCAAAAGACGACGACGAAGCCGAGGCCAACCTGTTGGCGCGCATGACGCACGCCGCACGCCGCAAGCTGATGGCAGAGCGCGGCGTGGATAAGCTGGTGCTGTCCACGCCCTCGCACGCTTTCATGTACTGGGCCGGCGAGTTTGGTACCGAGTACGCGCGGATCTGCAACGATGAGCTGTCTGCGTTCTGCGCGGAGGACCCCGATCATTTCGATTTCTGGGCGCATGCCAACCTGGCTCGCCCGGCCGACGCCGTGAAGGAGATCGAGCGCGCCGTTACCCAGCTCGGCGCCAAGGGCCTGTGCGTGGGAGGCGCTAACTTCGACGGGCTGGAGGCGCATAGCGAGGAACTGTTCCCGGTATGGGAGAAGCTGCAGCAGCTCGACGTACCGATCATGGTGCATGGTTTCAACCAGTCCATCTACTGGGGCGAGAAGCACATCGACGACAAGTTCGAGACCACCTCGATCGTCGGCGATTGCTTCGACGAAACGCTCTTCTTCTGGAACCTGATCAACGGCGGCGCGCTGGACGCGTTCCCGCACCTGAAGACCTACATCACCCACGCGGGCGGCATGGCGATATTCCAACTGGGCCGGCTGCACGATCTGAACCGGGTCATGGCGCCGGACTCCCGCAACCAGCGCCCGCTGATGGACTACCTGCCGAATTTCTACTTCGACCTCGACATCCATGCGCCCGGATTGCGCCGCGGCGTCGTTGAAGTGGTGGGCGTGGACAACCTCGTCTATGGCACCAACTTCGGCGGTGCCTATGACCATGGCGACCCCACTGAAGGGCTTGGCCTGTCCGACGCCGACCGCGAGAAGATCCGCAGCGGCAACGCCATCAAGCTGCTCAAGCTCGATGTGAAAGAGCCGGCTGCGGCCTGA
- a CDS encoding SDR family oxidoreductase, whose protein sequence is MERLTERVVLVTGAASGIGAATARAMAAQGARVVLADIDEKGGQALARELAGASFVCTDVSVEAQVAGAVEHAVQMHGRLDCMVNNAGLVGAFGSILETSGEAWHATLAVLLDSVFYGIKHAGRVMARQRSGCILSVASTAGVIGGLGPHAYTTAKHGVIGLTRSAASELAPLGVRVNAVAPGTTVTNMIVAGRGSLDAALDAAAKASPLGTPLMPEEIAAAMVYLASDDARHVTAHTLVVDSGVTVAGASGSGQFHCRPAGFMGTMPVVTA, encoded by the coding sequence GTGGAACGATTAACAGAGCGCGTGGTGCTGGTCACCGGTGCGGCCAGCGGGATCGGCGCGGCAACCGCCCGCGCCATGGCGGCCCAAGGCGCCCGCGTGGTGCTTGCGGATATCGACGAGAAGGGCGGGCAGGCGCTGGCGCGCGAGCTGGCCGGCGCCAGTTTCGTGTGTACCGATGTCAGCGTGGAAGCCCAGGTAGCCGGGGCCGTGGAGCACGCGGTGCAGATGCACGGCCGGCTCGATTGCATGGTCAACAACGCCGGGCTGGTCGGTGCCTTCGGATCGATCCTGGAAACCAGCGGTGAAGCCTGGCACGCCACGCTGGCGGTACTGCTCGACAGTGTGTTCTACGGCATCAAGCATGCCGGCCGGGTCATGGCCAGGCAGCGCAGCGGCTGCATTCTTTCGGTAGCGAGCACGGCCGGCGTGATCGGCGGCCTGGGCCCACATGCATACACCACGGCCAAGCACGGTGTGATCGGGCTGACGCGGTCCGCCGCCTCGGAACTGGCACCGCTCGGTGTGCGCGTGAACGCGGTGGCGCCAGGGACCACCGTCACCAACATGATTGTGGCCGGGCGCGGCAGCCTTGATGCGGCGCTGGACGCCGCCGCGAAGGCTTCGCCGCTGGGCACGCCGCTGATGCCGGAAGAAATCGCGGCCGCGATGGTCTATCTGGCCAGCGACGATGCGCGACATGTGACTGCGCACACGCTGGTGGTGGACTCCGGCGTGACCGTGGCCGGCGCATCCGGCAGCGGGCAATTCCACTGCAGGCCAGCTGGCTTCATGGGGACGATGCCCGTGGTTACGGCCTGA
- a CDS encoding SDR family NAD(P)-dependent oxidoreductase, whose protein sequence is MDIHGKRVIVTGSASGIGASALSALVAAGARVAGLDLADESGAAIAAAASRGGPGEAHYFRCDVSQRHQVEEVFGAVAQRLGGLDALVNIAGVERKSPAESISQAEWDLMFDVNARGTLNTNQAAFTHLRANGGRIINFASAAGVMGVPGLAHYSASKAAVLGWTRTAAKEWGKHGITVNAVAPAMWTPMYETFRSRLDAAQLKAHDAMMAGLIPLGGRLGDPDRAMAPVLLFLVSDGAQFITGQTLAVDGGLMIP, encoded by the coding sequence ATGGATATCCACGGCAAACGCGTGATCGTGACCGGATCGGCCAGTGGCATTGGCGCCAGTGCGCTGAGCGCGCTGGTGGCTGCTGGCGCCCGGGTGGCCGGCCTGGACCTGGCCGATGAGAGCGGCGCTGCCATTGCCGCAGCGGCCTCGCGCGGCGGCCCCGGCGAGGCACACTACTTCCGCTGCGACGTGAGCCAGCGGCACCAGGTCGAAGAGGTATTCGGCGCGGTGGCGCAGCGGCTGGGCGGGCTGGACGCGCTGGTCAATATCGCCGGGGTCGAGCGCAAGTCGCCTGCGGAGTCCATCTCGCAGGCGGAGTGGGACCTGATGTTCGACGTCAATGCCCGCGGCACCCTCAACACCAACCAGGCCGCCTTTACGCATTTGCGTGCCAACGGTGGCCGCATCATCAACTTTGCCTCCGCCGCAGGAGTGATGGGCGTGCCGGGCCTCGCGCACTACTCGGCATCCAAGGCGGCCGTGCTGGGCTGGACGCGCACGGCTGCCAAGGAGTGGGGCAAGCACGGCATTACGGTGAATGCCGTCGCGCCCGCCATGTGGACGCCGATGTACGAGACCTTTCGCTCCCGGCTGGATGCCGCCCAGCTCAAGGCGCACGACGCGATGATGGCCGGGCTGATTCCCCTTGGCGGGCGGCTTGGCGATCCGGACCGAGCCATGGCGCCGGTGCTGCTGTTCCTGGTCAGCGACGGCGCGCAGTTCATCACCGGACAGACACTCGCCGTCGACGGCGGCCTGATGATCCCCTGA
- a CDS encoding phosphotransferase family protein: MTNTAWQAAVDLDRLTQWMDAHGLEDGPITGAVPLAGGTQNVLLRFSRGAREFVLRRPPLHARPEVCATIAREARVLAALAGSKVPHPALFASCVDEQVLGAPFYLMAPVDGFNASARPLPAPHAVDSAMQRRMGFAMVDALLRLGELDPQAVGLGDFGKPQGFLARQVTRWCSQLEQYRTHAGWPGPASLPGVIEVARWLEANRPEPSPTGILHGDFHLANVMFRPDRAELAAVIDWELATVGDPLLDLGWLVATWPDASGQGAGTIRVAPWQGFPTAAELVVYYRDRSQRDLSSIDWYVVLARFKLGILLEGSYARSCAGKASAELGQRHHASALRLLGQARDLIAELA, translated from the coding sequence ATGACGAATACGGCATGGCAGGCCGCGGTGGACCTGGACAGGCTCACGCAATGGATGGATGCGCACGGACTGGAGGACGGGCCCATCACCGGCGCGGTGCCGCTTGCCGGCGGCACGCAGAACGTGCTGTTGCGCTTCTCGCGCGGCGCGCGCGAATTCGTGCTGCGTCGTCCACCCTTGCATGCACGGCCTGAGGTGTGCGCCACCATTGCCCGGGAAGCGCGCGTGCTGGCGGCACTGGCGGGCAGCAAAGTGCCGCATCCGGCGCTGTTTGCTTCATGCGTCGACGAGCAGGTGCTAGGCGCGCCGTTCTACCTGATGGCGCCGGTCGATGGGTTCAACGCCTCGGCCAGGCCGCTGCCGGCGCCGCATGCCGTCGATTCGGCCATGCAGCGCCGGATGGGCTTTGCCATGGTTGACGCGCTGTTGCGCCTGGGCGAGCTGGATCCGCAGGCTGTCGGTTTAGGGGACTTCGGCAAGCCGCAAGGTTTCCTGGCGCGGCAGGTGACGCGCTGGTGCAGCCAGTTGGAGCAATACCGCACGCATGCTGGTTGGCCGGGGCCGGCCTCCTTGCCGGGCGTGATTGAGGTGGCGCGCTGGCTTGAGGCCAACCGGCCCGAGCCTTCTCCCACCGGCATCCTGCATGGGGACTTCCACCTGGCCAATGTGATGTTCCGCCCGGACCGCGCTGAACTGGCGGCGGTGATCGATTGGGAGCTGGCGACGGTCGGCGATCCGCTGCTCGACCTGGGCTGGCTGGTGGCCACCTGGCCCGATGCCAGCGGGCAGGGCGCGGGCACCATCCGTGTGGCGCCGTGGCAGGGCTTTCCCACCGCCGCAGAGCTGGTGGTGTACTACCGGGACCGTAGCCAGCGGGACCTGTCGTCGATCGACTGGTACGTGGTGCTGGCGCGCTTCAAGCTTGGCATCCTGCTTGAGGGCAGCTATGCGCGTTCCTGTGCCGGCAAGGCGAGTGCGGAGCTGGGACAGAGGCACCATGCTTCGGCGCTGCGGCTGCTGGGGCAGGCCAGAGACCTGATCGCGGAACTCGCATGA
- a CDS encoding acyl-CoA dehydrogenase family protein — MSWEFETDAGFQAELDWIEAFVRDEVEPLEHVLGSPWDIHDPKFQALVRPLQQQVKARKLWACHLGPELGGAGYGQVKLALMNEILGRALFAPIVFGCQAPDSGNAEILAHYGTAAQKQRFLAPLLAGEIVSCFAMTEPQGGADPKVFTTSAVREGDDWVISGQKWFASNARYADFFIVMAITDPEVSAYKGMSMFIVPAGTPGLNIIRNVGMADEPAATHAYLEFDRVRVPANHMLGAPGEAFVVAQVRLGGGRVHHAMRTIGLAQKALDALCQRALSRQTQGGLLADKQMVQEKIADSWLELEQFRLLVMRTAWRIDKYRDYQKVRKDIAAVKAAMPKLLHDIAARALHVHGSIGASTEMPFAGMISRAFQMGLADGPTEVHKVTVARQLLREYQPCEDLFPAYHRPTAAVAAQKKFRAQLS, encoded by the coding sequence ATGTCTTGGGAGTTTGAAACCGATGCCGGGTTCCAGGCCGAACTCGACTGGATCGAGGCCTTTGTCCGCGATGAGGTCGAACCACTGGAGCATGTGCTGGGCAGCCCGTGGGATATCCACGACCCGAAGTTCCAGGCGCTGGTGCGGCCGCTGCAGCAGCAGGTCAAGGCGCGCAAGCTGTGGGCCTGCCACCTCGGCCCTGAACTGGGCGGCGCCGGCTATGGCCAGGTCAAGCTGGCGCTGATGAACGAGATCCTGGGCCGCGCGCTGTTCGCGCCCATCGTCTTTGGCTGCCAGGCGCCTGACTCCGGCAATGCGGAAATCCTCGCGCACTACGGCACCGCCGCGCAAAAGCAACGTTTCCTGGCGCCGCTGCTCGCTGGCGAGATCGTGTCGTGCTTCGCCATGACGGAGCCGCAGGGCGGCGCCGATCCCAAGGTGTTCACCACCAGCGCCGTGCGTGAAGGCGATGACTGGGTGATCAGCGGGCAGAAGTGGTTTGCCTCCAACGCGCGCTACGCGGACTTTTTCATCGTGATGGCGATCACCGACCCGGAAGTTTCAGCCTACAAGGGCATGTCGATGTTCATCGTGCCGGCGGGCACGCCTGGGCTGAACATCATCCGCAACGTGGGTATGGCCGATGAGCCGGCGGCGACGCATGCTTATCTGGAGTTTGACCGCGTGCGTGTGCCGGCCAACCACATGCTGGGCGCGCCAGGCGAGGCCTTCGTGGTGGCGCAGGTACGCCTGGGCGGCGGCCGCGTGCATCACGCGATGCGCACCATCGGCCTGGCGCAGAAGGCGCTCGATGCGCTGTGCCAGCGCGCGCTGTCGCGCCAGACGCAAGGCGGGCTGCTGGCGGACAAGCAGATGGTTCAGGAGAAGATTGCCGATTCCTGGCTGGAGCTCGAGCAGTTCCGCCTGCTGGTGATGCGCACCGCGTGGCGCATCGACAAGTACCGGGACTACCAGAAGGTGCGCAAGGACATCGCCGCGGTAAAGGCCGCGATGCCCAAGCTGCTGCACGATATTGCCGCGCGGGCGCTGCATGTGCACGGCTCCATCGGCGCCTCGACGGAGATGCCCTTCGCCGGCATGATCTCGCGCGCGTTCCAGATGGGCCTGGCCGACGGCCCCACGGAAGTGCACAAGGTCACGGTGGCCAGGCAGTTGCTGCGCGAGTACCAGCCCTGCGAGGACCTGTTCCCTGCCTATCACCGCCCCACGGCGGCAGTGGCGGCGCAGAAGAAGTTTCGCGCACAGCTCAGCTGA
- a CDS encoding SDR family NAD(P)-dependent oxidoreductase, whose protein sequence is MNELDFSNKTVLVVGGSSGIGNGIAHAFRERGATVHVWGTRASALDYTDSADSRLDGLGYTQVDVSDAANIERCALPFDRLDVLVQAQGTVLYDRQEFKTPGFRKVLDINLTSLMACADKCYGPLREARGAMIVVSSAAAFHSTRGNPAYNASKTGAFGLTRTLGEAWAREGIRVNGIAPGLVDTKLTRVTTGNPKRLEGALRNIPLGRLGTPQDMAGAALFLASPLSAYVLGQTLLVDGGMLLA, encoded by the coding sequence ATGAACGAACTGGATTTCTCGAACAAGACGGTGCTGGTGGTGGGTGGTTCCAGTGGCATCGGCAATGGCATTGCCCATGCCTTTCGCGAACGCGGCGCCACCGTACACGTGTGGGGCACCCGCGCATCGGCTCTCGATTACACGGACTCTGCGGACTCCCGCCTGGACGGATTGGGTTACACCCAGGTCGATGTGTCGGATGCGGCCAATATCGAGCGATGCGCGCTGCCATTCGACCGGCTCGACGTGCTGGTGCAAGCGCAGGGTACCGTGCTCTACGACCGCCAGGAGTTCAAGACGCCGGGCTTCAGGAAGGTGCTCGACATCAACCTGACCAGCCTGATGGCCTGCGCCGACAAATGCTACGGACCATTGAGGGAGGCGCGTGGCGCCATGATCGTGGTCAGCTCCGCTGCGGCGTTTCACTCCACCCGTGGCAATCCGGCCTACAACGCCTCCAAGACCGGCGCCTTTGGCCTGACCCGCACGCTCGGCGAGGCCTGGGCGCGCGAAGGCATCCGCGTCAACGGCATCGCGCCGGGCTTGGTCGATACCAAGCTGACCCGCGTCACCACCGGCAATCCGAAACGGTTGGAGGGCGCGCTGCGCAACATCCCGCTGGGGCGCCTGGGTACGCCGCAAGACATGGCGGGCGCGGCGCTGTTCCTGGCGTCGCCGCTCTCGGCCTATGTGCTTGGCCAGACCCTGTTGGTGGACGGCGGCATGTTGCTGGCCTGA
- a CDS encoding Bug family tripartite tricarboxylate transporter substrate binding protein: protein MLKAVLNVAPRRAISAVIAALGAALGAGATAAAYPARLITFVVPFTAGAGPDVFVRAIAQEVAKAAGVPAIVENRPGAGSALAAQTVAKARPDGYTVLVTGNVAFTGNPYTLKKLAYDPVADFTPVTTLAKGPMYLYTNPQKLPVANIAELLQLIRKNPGKYSFGYTSITSRLPAEVLQQSMGLKILGVPYRSGAAAVPDLVGGQIDMMFTDFAPWPHVASGKLRAMAVTDPKRSPYAPKLPTFDESGVKGMNIGFWLAAYLPAGASAQVAEQLQGLLAKAVRTSGVKSVYQATGTFEFVVPGAEMAKFQANESAAWGRIIRAAGIQPE, encoded by the coding sequence GTGCTTAAGGCCGTGCTCAACGTTGCGCCGCGCCGGGCAATTTCCGCCGTCATCGCCGCGCTCGGCGCGGCCCTCGGCGCTGGCGCAACGGCCGCCGCGTATCCGGCCAGGCTGATTACGTTCGTGGTGCCTTTCACCGCGGGCGCCGGTCCGGATGTGTTCGTACGCGCCATCGCACAGGAGGTGGCAAAGGCCGCAGGCGTGCCGGCCATCGTGGAAAACCGGCCGGGCGCCGGCTCGGCGTTGGCCGCCCAGACGGTGGCCAAGGCCAGGCCGGACGGCTACACCGTGCTGGTCACGGGGAACGTGGCGTTCACGGGCAACCCCTATACGCTCAAGAAACTGGCGTATGACCCGGTGGCGGATTTCACGCCGGTGACGACGTTGGCCAAAGGGCCGATGTATCTCTACACGAACCCGCAGAAGCTGCCGGTGGCGAATATCGCAGAGCTGCTGCAACTGATCCGCAAGAACCCGGGCAAGTACTCGTTCGGCTACACCAGCATCACGAGCCGCTTGCCGGCGGAGGTGCTGCAGCAGTCGATGGGGCTCAAGATCCTCGGCGTGCCGTACCGCAGCGGCGCGGCCGCCGTGCCGGATCTGGTCGGCGGCCAGATCGACATGATGTTCACGGACTTCGCTCCCTGGCCGCACGTGGCGTCGGGCAAGCTGCGGGCGATGGCCGTCACCGACCCGAAGCGTAGCCCTTACGCACCGAAGCTGCCCACCTTCGACGAGTCCGGCGTCAAGGGCATGAACATTGGCTTCTGGCTCGCCGCCTACCTGCCCGCGGGAGCGTCCGCGCAGGTGGCGGAGCAGCTCCAGGGGCTGCTGGCCAAGGCGGTCAGGACCTCCGGGGTCAAGAGCGTCTACCAGGCCACTGGCACGTTCGAGTTTGTCGTCCCGGGCGCGGAAATGGCGAAGTTCCAGGCGAATGAAAGCGCGGCCTGGGGGCGGATCATCCGCGCCGCCGGCATCCAGCCGGAGTAG